In one window of Festucalex cinctus isolate MCC-2025b chromosome 14, RoL_Fcin_1.0, whole genome shotgun sequence DNA:
- the LOC144001019 gene encoding A-type potassium channel modulatory protein KCNIP2-like isoform X2, whose product MHLFFRDKWEVEGLQTVGILLVVCSSLKLMHFLGLIDLTTADSVEDDFELSTVCHRPESMDKLQEQTKFTKKELQVLYRGFKNECPSGVVNEENFKNIYSQFFPQGDSSTYAHFLFEAFDTDKNGSVSFEDFVFGLSIILRGTINDRLNWAFNLYDLNKDGCITKDEMLDIMKSIYDMMGKYTYPTMQDDAPREHVENFFQKMDRNKDGVVTIEEFIESCKKDENIMQSMQLFDNVI is encoded by the exons ATGCATCTGTTCTTCCGAGACAAGTGGGAGGTGGAGGGGCTGCAGACGGTGGGCATCCTCCTGGTGGTGTGCAGCTCTCTCAAACTGATGCACTTTTTGGGGCTTATCGACCTTACCACGGCAG ACAGCGTAGAAGATGACTTTGAGCTCTCCACCGTGTGCCACCGGCCGGAAAGCATGGACAAGTTGCAGGAGCAGACCAAGTTCACCAAAAAGGAGCTGCAGGTTCTCTACAGGGGCTTCAAAAAT GAGTGTCCGAGCGGTGTGGTGAATGAGGAGAACTTTAAGAATATCTACTCACAGTTTTTTCCCCAGGGAG ATTCGAGTACGTATGCGCACTTCCTGTTTGAAGCCTTCGACACTGACAAGAACGGTTCAGTTAGCTTTGAG GACTTTGTATTTGGCCTGTCCATCATCCTGAGAGGGACCATTAATGATCGCTTAAACTGGGCCTTTAACCTCTACGACCTGAACAAggatggctgcatcaccaaagAT GAGATGCTAGACATCATGAAGTCCATCTACGACATGATGGGGAAGTACACGTATCCCACTATGCAGGATGATGCCCCCAGAGAGCATGTAGAGAATTTTTTCCag aaaaTGGACCGAAATAAAGATGGAGTGGTTACAATAGAAGAATTCATCGAGTCGTGTAAAAAG GATGAGAACATCATGCAGTCCATGCAGCTGTTTGACAATGTCATCTAA
- the LOC144001019 gene encoding A-type potassium channel modulatory protein KCNIP2-like isoform X1, translating into MKSKNRESLTDSRELDGSYDPLTGNPSNSQSKKSIKQRFLKLLPCCTPSAAPSISQSNVEDDFELSTVCHRPESMDKLQEQTKFTKKELQVLYRGFKNECPSGVVNEENFKNIYSQFFPQGDSSTYAHFLFEAFDTDKNGSVSFEDFVFGLSIILRGTINDRLNWAFNLYDLNKDGCITKDEMLDIMKSIYDMMGKYTYPTMQDDAPREHVENFFQKMDRNKDGVVTIEEFIESCKKDENIMQSMQLFDNVI; encoded by the exons GCAATCCTTCCAACAGCCAAAGCAAAAAAAGCATAAAGCAGCGATTCCTCAAGCTGCTGCCGTGCTGCACGCCCTCGGCCGCCCCCTCAATCAGTCAAAGCAA CGTAGAAGATGACTTTGAGCTCTCCACCGTGTGCCACCGGCCGGAAAGCATGGACAAGTTGCAGGAGCAGACCAAGTTCACCAAAAAGGAGCTGCAGGTTCTCTACAGGGGCTTCAAAAAT GAGTGTCCGAGCGGTGTGGTGAATGAGGAGAACTTTAAGAATATCTACTCACAGTTTTTTCCCCAGGGAG ATTCGAGTACGTATGCGCACTTCCTGTTTGAAGCCTTCGACACTGACAAGAACGGTTCAGTTAGCTTTGAG GACTTTGTATTTGGCCTGTCCATCATCCTGAGAGGGACCATTAATGATCGCTTAAACTGGGCCTTTAACCTCTACGACCTGAACAAggatggctgcatcaccaaagAT GAGATGCTAGACATCATGAAGTCCATCTACGACATGATGGGGAAGTACACGTATCCCACTATGCAGGATGATGCCCCCAGAGAGCATGTAGAGAATTTTTTCCag aaaaTGGACCGAAATAAAGATGGAGTGGTTACAATAGAAGAATTCATCGAGTCGTGTAAAAAG GATGAGAACATCATGCAGTCCATGCAGCTGTTTGACAATGTCATCTAA
- the cox15 gene encoding heme A synthase COX15 isoform X1 — protein sequence MLLASIRTTLLNGCRRAGGGGSQHSNGAQLRQWLARRGHSTITAEAGAPSSPSAVVNVPNSATNRIVGRWLLGCSGLVVGAIVLGGVTRLTESGLSMVDWHLVREMKPPQSQAEWEAEFSKYQQFPEFKIMNHNMTLPEFKFIFYMEWGHRMWGRLVGLAYILPTVYFWRKGYFTHSMKGKVLGLCGFVFFQGLLGWYMVKSGLEEKPESHDIPRVSQYRLSAHLGSALLLYCASLWTGLTLLLPAHKLAETKRLMQLRRFAKGTGGLVFLTALSGAFVAGLDAGLVYNSFPKMGERWVPDDLLAFSPTLKNFFENPTTVQFDHRILVCHTTHMENIKSACLPNKMSSSLFLQAISSLTAITGLYLFSRRMVLPRRAKLAISLLTAMAYGQVALGISTLLLYVPTPLAATHQSGSVALLSLAIWVLAELRKVPK from the exons ATGTTACTAGCTTCGATAAGGACAACGTTATTAAATGGCTGCAGACGAGCCGGGGGGGGAGGAAGTCAACACAGTAAC GGTGCACAGTTACGACAGTGGCTGGCGAGAAGGGGCCATAGCACCATCACAGCCGAAGCAGGAGCTCCATCCTCCCCATCAGCAGTGGTCAATGTCCCCAATTCGGCCACAAACAGGATCGTAGGTCGTTGGTTACTTGGCTGCAGCGGTCTTGTTGTTGGTGCTATTGTCCTTGGTGGCGTCACACG ACTAACCGAATCCGGCCTCTCCATGGTTGACTGGCATTTGGTGCGAGAGATGAAACCCCCACAGTCGCAGGCAGAATGGGAGGCAGAGTTTTCCAAATACCAGCAGTTTCCTGAATTCAAGAT AATGAACCACAACATGACTCTGCCGGAGTTTAAGTTCATCTTCTACATGGAGTGGGGTCATCGTATGTGGGGCAGGCTGGTGGGACTGGCCTACATCCTCCCCACTGTGTACTTCTGGAGAAAAGGCTACTTCACTCACTCCATGAAGGGAAAAGTGCTCGGGCTTtgtggatttgtattttttcag GGCCTGTTGGGTTGGTACATGGTCAAAAGTGGTCTGGAAGAGAAGCCTGAGTCACATGACATCCCGCGGGTTAGTCAGTATCGACTAAGCGCACACCTTGGTTCTGCCTTACTCCTTTACTGTGCCAGTCTCTGGACTGGCCTTACTCTACTGCTGCCCGCCCACAAG TTAGCAGAAACCAAACGCCTCATGCAGCTTCGAAGGTTTGCCAAGGGAACAGGTGGACTCGTCTTCCTCACAGCTCTTTCAG GTGCTTTTGTCGCCGGTTTGGATGCCGGTCTGGTGTATAACTCCTTCCCTAAAATGGGAGAACGATGGGTTCCTGATGACCTGCTGGCTTTCTCTCCCACCCTCAAGAACTTCTTTGAGAACCCCACGACGGTGCAGTTTGACCACAGGATCTTAGTATGTCACACTACTCACATGGAGAATATCAAGTCTGCCTGCTTACCTAATAAAATGTCGAGCTCCCTTTTTCTCCAGGCAATCTCCTCTTTGACGGCCATCACAGGGCTGTATCTGTTCTCCAGAAGGATGGTGCTGCCCAGGAGAGCTAAGCTCGCAATCAGCCTCCTCACAGCAATGGCATACGGACAG GTTGCACTGGGGATTAGCACCCTCTTACTGTATGTGCCCACTCCGCTGGCAGCGACTCACCAGTCTGGATCCGTGGCGCTACTCTCGCTGGCCATTTGGGTTCTGGCCGAGCTCCGTAAGGTGCCCAAATAA
- the cox15 gene encoding heme A synthase COX15 isoform X2, protein MLLASIRTTLLNGCRRAGGGGSQHSNGAQLRQWLARRGHSTITAEAGAPSSPSAVVNVPNSATNRIVGRWLLGCSGLVVGAIVLGGVTRLTESGLSMVDWHLVREMKPPQSQAEWEAEFSKYQQFPEFKIMNHNMTLPEFKFIFYMEWGHRMWGRLVGLAYILPTVYFWRKGYFTHSMKGKVLGLCGFVFFQGLLGWYMVKSGLEEKPESHDIPRVSQYRLSAHLGSALLLYCASLWTGLTLLLPAHKLAETKRLMQLRRFAKGTGGLVFLTALSGAFVAGLDAGLVYNSFPKMGERWVPDDLLAFSPTLKNFFENPTTVQFDHRILAISSLTAITGLYLFSRRMVLPRRAKLAISLLTAMAYGQVALGISTLLLYVPTPLAATHQSGSVALLSLAIWVLAELRKVPK, encoded by the exons ATGTTACTAGCTTCGATAAGGACAACGTTATTAAATGGCTGCAGACGAGCCGGGGGGGGAGGAAGTCAACACAGTAAC GGTGCACAGTTACGACAGTGGCTGGCGAGAAGGGGCCATAGCACCATCACAGCCGAAGCAGGAGCTCCATCCTCCCCATCAGCAGTGGTCAATGTCCCCAATTCGGCCACAAACAGGATCGTAGGTCGTTGGTTACTTGGCTGCAGCGGTCTTGTTGTTGGTGCTATTGTCCTTGGTGGCGTCACACG ACTAACCGAATCCGGCCTCTCCATGGTTGACTGGCATTTGGTGCGAGAGATGAAACCCCCACAGTCGCAGGCAGAATGGGAGGCAGAGTTTTCCAAATACCAGCAGTTTCCTGAATTCAAGAT AATGAACCACAACATGACTCTGCCGGAGTTTAAGTTCATCTTCTACATGGAGTGGGGTCATCGTATGTGGGGCAGGCTGGTGGGACTGGCCTACATCCTCCCCACTGTGTACTTCTGGAGAAAAGGCTACTTCACTCACTCCATGAAGGGAAAAGTGCTCGGGCTTtgtggatttgtattttttcag GGCCTGTTGGGTTGGTACATGGTCAAAAGTGGTCTGGAAGAGAAGCCTGAGTCACATGACATCCCGCGGGTTAGTCAGTATCGACTAAGCGCACACCTTGGTTCTGCCTTACTCCTTTACTGTGCCAGTCTCTGGACTGGCCTTACTCTACTGCTGCCCGCCCACAAG TTAGCAGAAACCAAACGCCTCATGCAGCTTCGAAGGTTTGCCAAGGGAACAGGTGGACTCGTCTTCCTCACAGCTCTTTCAG GTGCTTTTGTCGCCGGTTTGGATGCCGGTCTGGTGTATAACTCCTTCCCTAAAATGGGAGAACGATGGGTTCCTGATGACCTGCTGGCTTTCTCTCCCACCCTCAAGAACTTCTTTGAGAACCCCACGACGGTGCAGTTTGACCACAGGATCTTA GCAATCTCCTCTTTGACGGCCATCACAGGGCTGTATCTGTTCTCCAGAAGGATGGTGCTGCCCAGGAGAGCTAAGCTCGCAATCAGCCTCCTCACAGCAATGGCATACGGACAG GTTGCACTGGGGATTAGCACCCTCTTACTGTATGTGCCCACTCCGCTGGCAGCGACTCACCAGTCTGGATCCGTGGCGCTACTCTCGCTGGCCATTTGGGTTCTGGCCGAGCTCCGTAAGGTGCCCAAATAA
- the cutc gene encoding copper homeostasis protein cutC homolog isoform X1: MAEGFLLEVCVDSVESAVNAERGGAGRLELCCSLMEGGLTPSLGLLQIVKRCVKIPVYVMIRPRGGDFLYSDWEVEVMRKDMEVMKSHGADGFVLGALTEDGRVDAELCMEFLAAARPLPVTFHRAFDMVHDAAVALETLVSLGFQRVLTSGCDSSALEGLPLIKRLIEQAKGRITIMPGGGITERNLQRILEGSGAQEFHCSARSNRDSAMKFRNSCVTMGASLTAPEYSLKVADVSKVRTFNAIAKNTL, translated from the exons ATGGCGGAGGGCTTTCTTTTGGAGGTGTGTGTGGACTCTGTGGAGTCTGCCGTCAATGCGGAGCGAGGAG GTGCTGGTCGGCTTGAGCTATGTTGCAGTCTTATGGAAGGAGGGCTCACCCCCAGTCTTG GCCTGCTGCAAATTGTTAAAAGATGTGTCAAAATCCCAGTCTATGTGATGATTCGTCCTCGTGGCGGCGACTTCCTTTACTCAGACTGGGAAGTGGAGGTGATGAGGAAAGATATGGAGGTGATGAAGAGCCACGGGGCTGACGGATTTGTGCTGGGAGCTTTGACGGAAGATGGACGGGTGGATGCGGAGCTCTGTATGGAGTTTCTGG CTGCTGCTCGACCTTTACCTGTCACCTTCCACCGAG CTTTTGACATGGTCCACGATGCAGCAGTTGCCCTGGAGACGCTGGTGTCGTTGGGTTTTCAGCGCGTGCTGACCAGTGGCTGCGACAGCTCTGCATTGGAGGGTCTCCCGCTCATTAAGCGCCTCATAGAGCAA GCTAAAGGTAGAATTACCATTATGCcag GCGGAGGCATCACAGAGAGAAATCTACAAAGAATTTTAGAGGGATCTGGTGCTCAAGAGTTCCACTGCTCTGCTCGTTCCAACAGAGATTCTGCCATGAAATTCAG GAACAGCTGCGTGACAATGGGAGCTTCTCTCACGGCGCCGGAGTACAGCCTGAAGGTGGCAGATGTGAGCAAAGTACGCACTTTTAATGCAATAGCCAAAAATACTCTATGA
- the cutc gene encoding copper homeostasis protein cutC homolog isoform X2 — protein MRSEEVGNSVLLLLVGAGRLELCCSLMEGGLTPSLGLLQIVKRCVKIPVYVMIRPRGGDFLYSDWEVEVMRKDMEVMKSHGADGFVLGALTEDGRVDAELCMEFLAAARPLPVTFHRAFDMVHDAAVALETLVSLGFQRVLTSGCDSSALEGLPLIKRLIEQAKGRITIMPGGGITERNLQRILEGSGAQEFHCSARSNRDSAMKFRNSCVTMGASLTAPEYSLKVADVSKVRTFNAIAKNTL, from the exons ATGCGGAGCGAGGAGGTTGGTAATAGTGTGCTTCTACTACTTGTAG GTGCTGGTCGGCTTGAGCTATGTTGCAGTCTTATGGAAGGAGGGCTCACCCCCAGTCTTG GCCTGCTGCAAATTGTTAAAAGATGTGTCAAAATCCCAGTCTATGTGATGATTCGTCCTCGTGGCGGCGACTTCCTTTACTCAGACTGGGAAGTGGAGGTGATGAGGAAAGATATGGAGGTGATGAAGAGCCACGGGGCTGACGGATTTGTGCTGGGAGCTTTGACGGAAGATGGACGGGTGGATGCGGAGCTCTGTATGGAGTTTCTGG CTGCTGCTCGACCTTTACCTGTCACCTTCCACCGAG CTTTTGACATGGTCCACGATGCAGCAGTTGCCCTGGAGACGCTGGTGTCGTTGGGTTTTCAGCGCGTGCTGACCAGTGGCTGCGACAGCTCTGCATTGGAGGGTCTCCCGCTCATTAAGCGCCTCATAGAGCAA GCTAAAGGTAGAATTACCATTATGCcag GCGGAGGCATCACAGAGAGAAATCTACAAAGAATTTTAGAGGGATCTGGTGCTCAAGAGTTCCACTGCTCTGCTCGTTCCAACAGAGATTCTGCCATGAAATTCAG GAACAGCTGCGTGACAATGGGAGCTTCTCTCACGGCGCCGGAGTACAGCCTGAAGGTGGCAGATGTGAGCAAAGTACGCACTTTTAATGCAATAGCCAAAAATACTCTATGA